The following proteins are encoded in a genomic region of Hirundo rustica isolate bHirRus1 chromosome 3, bHirRus1.pri.v3, whole genome shotgun sequence:
- the LOC120751170 gene encoding interferon-induced very large GTPase 1-like: MASQEDTREGDGKAQLLAEELENEGLDAGYWLPKVMQILGIKCREALQHVEYEDYLRLECEVRHPWEKRALQKLLKIRDKVSSINVERTFQAEHPLPKSPIVTHLEELIKTLQQMKEHIHTVADAPGTSASAVHEAKKKITLTSSLAIYSLLQSLQERIQKDMELLVLLIASSTGYQVESSTFQHLLGHPEFQCMAKEMAAAHEEYVNLKEQDANRAEASLLPLGLAVTPESQELSPEQKKRLNLLQKHSGGKESETLEPDLHSLISRSNQEFLQLLKRLGLQSYYPRKMGMGDFHTICKTSLQDSQPSKDTELPCYFLQKLLTVDYQVRYLTCWDQNNPKSATLPQTKAKEHQHSDYFENFLDNLPEAAPEYANRDGHVHPMDLQMAIFHCADDFLRQTLATKLAFCQLALPLLVPNPCTSHIEFPLYALSQIQRSWKEVEKSGKETGAKSYNNKLIFQAQTPIVSFIRIGSSASSSKSQLLNALLSKHKHNTFFHRQCRGSTRERLLMEGVVEIAWYCPRGSPDDTFECCVAFCNLHGDARDHGAQLQFLQEISAVNVALVSELEHMDNRGKKLLQDLWQSQRPLICLLTEKENVAARQASRTMTIGIKNRNEAQLMDQLTKSIKDLVEGSNVRFSLDTCMDKARQHGFIVDADQPACVTAKAEAKELVDLLKKEKLSEIKSKLLPLQGKLWYQWCKKDKELTRLQEKRNKSIEHHRSQIEYEKNAIRRKQIEQAFPLNPLMKSFLGFLQTQPADTKKYFLQWVKVFMDELSYVRLEELRRDYHKLWSETLAKKKSKKKPKVISDLLSHLDALSDEINDSSIGLQHLLREVGQIYEALQLMETKNYNYVKLPEIAAELMVSGYPMELMDGDASYLPLQWVGAIFDSLIERLGDKRVFVLSVLGIQSTGKSTLLNAMFGLQFNVSAGRCTRGAFMQLIPVGEELQQDLGFDFVLVVDTEGLCAIEMANKQSLNHDNELATFVIGVSNLAVINVFGENPSEMQDVLQIAVQALLRMKKVNLSPSCIFVHQNVGAISAQEQNMEGQRRLQEKLDEMTVVAAQQEFCDISSFSDVIGFDVKTHIHYFAHLWEGNPPMAPPNPSYSQNVQQLKSKILQVAQKQSQHSILRLSSLKVLIGDLWNALLNENFVFSFKNSLEIAVYRRLESAFSQWTWKLRSHILDVQMRLDNRIRNGDLQNVTREELEGLVQETSDAIEKKVEKYFREDKDREILVQWKSSTELKLKELKEALLRETKKKCENLIELQKEQRKLDARKLEYEAELLRRSRELALTLIRMMLNSVSLRENFALVWNKWIAEASCAARPPERIDVDAEIDDVLLEHFKEPGFYARIRSFPKGRGFSFDIEKHVMKKKHFGITTRWICDADVINFQYITDKIIARVIGNIDKKEQEKRDYSRNFIYEILNEVQEGVNSIPSNAKCTFNREYCIDLSLYLCKMAAERFKAMHEAFQKANDAAEYLKSKRKDFFQWFQISCQGATSITIFALFLCDKIEPALRQALYEKTAKDIAEDMQGRFPDFRGSRANLEICILRYLADQENFEYFKQYLKFPKEFFQSYIEKRVKSHCLDGSGRLERFLDSSLNLLFEKILSAVSSSTQIVKDRKDREDKVSLWLDEFCRELTEVISLPRSDLKGIEHHEVTDIEFLSSAMAEALAALRDRLKNEFADADMSSFSTQPHTILAEQFLGCWEECPFCGAVCTNSMQGHDGDHQVVFHRPRALMGTMWQRTNHLVTDICSRLVASDGLFKVGDSDLIPYKKYRDAGPRFATWNILPDSSMQAYWKWFVSHFRTQLEALYNGKFQGKGEIPEAWQRITKQQVLSELDRR, encoded by the coding sequence ATGGCTTCACAGGAGGACACACGAGAAGGGGATGGAAAAGCACAGCTTCTGGCAGAGGAATTAGAGAATGAGGGATTGGATGCTGGATACTGGCTGCCCAAGGTGATGCAGATCCTGGGAATCAAGTGCAGAGAAGCCCTGCAACATGTGGAATATGAAGACTACCTCAGGCTGGAGTGTGAGGTACGACACCCCTGGGAGAAAAGGGCACTCCAGAAACTCCTGAAAATAAGAGACAAAGTGTCCTCCATCAATGTTGAACGGACcttccaggctgagcacccACTTCCCAAATCTCCCATAGTCACTCACCTTGAAGAACTCATCAAAACACTGCAGCAAATGAAGGAGCACATCCATACGGTCGCTGACGCACCAGGAACCTCTGCTTCTGCCGTTCAtgaagcaaagaagaaaatcaccCTGACCAGCAGCCTCGCCATTTACTCCTTACTCCAGTCTCTCCAGGAACGGATtcagaaggacatggaactgttggTGCTCTTGATTGCGAGCAGCACAGGGTACCAGGTGGAAAGCAGCACTTTCCAGCACCTCCTTGGACACCCAGAATTTCAGTGCATGGCCAAGGAAATGGCAGCGGCACATGAGGAGTACGTGAACCTGAAGGAGCAAGATGCCAACAGAGCTGAGGCCTCCCTTCTGCCGTTGGGTCTGGCCGTGACACCCGAAAGTCAAGAGCTGTCCCCTGAGCAGAAGAAGCGTTTGAATCTTCTCCAAAAGCACAGTGGAGGCAAAGAATCGGAGACGCTGGAACCAGACTTGCATTCCTTGATCAGTAGATCAAACCAGGAGTTCCTGCAGTTGCTCAAGCGCCTTGGACTCCAAAGTTACTATCCAAGAAAAATGGGGATGGGAGATTTCCACACCATCTGCAAGACatctctgcaggacagccagCCCAGCAAGGACACAGAACTGCCATGTTACTTCTTGCAAAAGCTGTTAACTGTGGATTACCAGGTGAGGTACCTGACTTGCTGGGATCAGAACAACCCAAAATCTGCAACCCTGccacaaaccaaagcaaaagaGCACCAACACTCGGACTACTTTGAAAACTTTCTTGATAATCTCCCAGAAGCTGCCCCTGAATATGCAAACAGGGATGGCCATGTGCACCCCATGGACCTGCAGATGGCCATTTTCCATTGCGCTGATGACTTCCTCAGACAGACCCTTGCAACCAAGCTGGCCTTCTGCCAACTGGCACTGCCTCTGCTGGTGCCCAACCCGTGCACTTCACACATCGAGTTCCCGCTCTACGCCCTCAGCCAAATccaaaggagctggaaagagGTGGAGAAGTCAGGAAAGGAGACTGGAGCAAAGAGTTACAATAACAAACTCATCTTTCAGGCGCAGACACCCATTGTGTCCTTCATCCGCATTGGCAGCTCGGCCTCCTCTTCCAAGTCTCAGCTCCTGAACGCTCTGCTgagcaaacacaaacacaacacTTTCTTCCACCGCCAGTGCAGAGGCAGCACCAGAGAGCGTTTGCTGATGGAAGGGGTGGTGGAGATCGCCTGGTACTGCCCCCGTGGAAGCCCCGATGACACCTTTGAGTGCTGCGTGGCTTTCTGCAACCTGCATGGAGATGCCAGGGATCACggagcacagctgcagttcctgcaggagATATCTGCTGTCAATGTGGCTCTTGTGTCTGAGTTGGAGCACATGGACAACAGGGGGAAGAAGCTTCTGCAGGACCTGTGGCAGTCACAAAGGCCTTTGATTTGTCttctcacagaaaaagagaacGTTGCTGCTAGACAAGCCAGCAGAACCATGACAATAGGGATCAAGAACAGAAATGAAGCACAACTGATGGACCAGCTGACTAAAAGTATCAAGGATCTTGTGGAAGGGTCCAATGTACGATTCAGTCTGGACACCTGCATGGACAAAGCTCGCCAGCACGGATTCATAGTGGATGCAGATCAACCCGCATGTGTGACAGCCAAAGCAGAGGCAAAGGAGCTGGTGGACcttctgaagaaagagaagctgTCTGAGATCAAATCCAAGCTGCTGCCGCTTCAAGGAAAACTGTGGTACCAGTGGTGCAAAAAGGACAAGGAACTCACTCGCTTGCAGGAGAAGAGGAACAAGAGCATTGAGCATCATCGCAGCCAAATTGAATATGAGAAGAATGCAATAAGAAGAAAGCAAATCGAGCAAGCTTTTCCTCTCAACCCACTGATGAAATCATTCCTTGGCTTTCTCCAGACCCAGCCAGCAGATaccaagaaatatttcctgcagTGGGTGAAGGTCTTTATGGATGAGCTGTCCTATGTTCGCCTCGAAGAACTGAGGAGAGACTATCACAAGTTGTGGTCTGAAACCctagcaaaaaagaaaagcaagaaaaaacccaaggtGATCAGTGATTTGCTAAGTCACTTGGATGCCCTCTCTGATGAAATCAACGATTCATCCATTGGCCTGCAGCACCTTCTAAGAGAAGTAGGGCAGATTTATGAAGCTCTGCAATTAATGGAGACAAAGAATTACAATTATGTCAAACTGCCGGAAattgcagcagagctgatggtTTCAGGGTATCCCATGGAGCTGATGGATGGGGATGCTTCTTACCTGCCCTTGCAATGGGTGGGAGCAATTTTTGACAGCTTAATTGAGAGGCTGGGGGACAAACGAGTGTTTGTGCTCTCCGTGCTGGGCATCCAGAGCACCGGCAAATCCACCCTGCTGAATGCCATGTTTGGGCTGCAGTTCAACGTCAGCGCGGGGAGATGCACCCGCGGAGCCTTTATGCAGCTCATCCCAGTGGgcgaggagctgcagcaagacTTGGGCTTTGATTTTGTGCTGGTGGTTGACACAGAAGGACTTTGTGCCATCGAGATGGCCAATAAACAGTCCCTGAACCATGACAATGAGCTGGCCACCTTTGTCATTGGTGTTAGCAACTTGGCTGTGATCAATGTCTTTGGAGAGAATCCATCAGAAATGCAAGATGTTCTGCAGATTGCTGTGCAGGCTCTCCTGAGGATGAAGAAAGTCAATCTTTCCCCAAGCTGCATCTTTGTCCACCAAAATGTGGGAGCAATATCTGCCCAGGAGCAGAACATGGAAGGACAAAGGCGtttgcaggaaaagctggatgAAATGACCGTGGTAGCAGCTCAGCAGGAATTCTGTGACATCTCCTCCTTCAGTGATGTCATTGGCTTTGATGTGAAGACCCACATTCACTACTTTGCTCACCTGTGGGAAGGAAACCCCCCAATGGCACCACCCAACCCCAGCTACAGCCAGAACGTCCAGCAACTAAAGAGTAAAATCCTCCAGGTTGCCCAGAAGCAGTCACAGCACAGCATTTTGAGGCTCTCCAGCCTGAAAGTTCTTATTGGTGACCTCTGGAATGCTTTGCTGaatgaaaactttgttttcagcttCAAGAATTCCCTGGAGATTGCTGTGTACAGGAGACTGGAAAGTGCCTTTAGTCAGTGGACCTGGAAGCTGCGGAGTCACATCTTAGACGTACAGATGAGACTGGACAACAGAATTCGCAATGGGGACTTGCAGAATGTCACCAGAGAAGAGCTTGAAGGGCTGGTGCAAGAGACAAGTGATGCCATTgagaaaaaagtggaaaagtaTTTCAGGGAAGACAAAGACCGTGAGATACTGGTGCAGTGGAAATCAAGCACAGAGCTGAAGCTGAAAGAACTAAAAGAGGCTCTTCTTCgtgaaacaaaaaagaaatgcGAGAATCTCATTGAGCTacagaaggagcagaggaaacTGGATGCAAGGAAGTTGGAATATGAAGCCGAGCTcctgagaaggagcagggagttggCTCTTACTCTAATACGGATGATGCTAAATTCTGTCTCACTGAGAGAGAACTTTGCTCTTGTCTGGAACAAGTGGATTGCTGAAGCCTCCTGTGCTGCTCGTCCTCCAGAACGAATTGATGTTGATGCGGAAATTGATGATGTCCTCCTAGAGCACTTTAAGGAGCCAGGTTTCTATGCACGGATCAGGTCATTTCCAAAAGGCAGAGGATTTTCTTTTGACATAGAGAAACATGtcatgaaaaaaaagcattttggcaTCACCACTAGGTGGATTTGTGATGCTGATGTGATCAACTTTCAATACATCACAGACAAGATCATAGCACGTGTGATAGGAAACATTGATAAAAAGGAACAGGAGAAACGTGATTACAGTCGGAACTTTATCTATGAAATACTCAATGAAGTCCAGGAAGGTGTGAACTCCATCCCCAGCAATGCAAAATGTACTTTTAACAGAGAGTATTGCATAGATTTGTCGCTGTATCTGTGCAAAATGGCAGCAGAAAGGTTTAAAGCCATGCACGAAGCATTCCAAAAGGCAAATGATGCAGCTGAGTACCTgaagagcaagagaaaagattttttccaGTGGTTCCAGATTTCCTGCCAAGGAGCCACTTCCATCAcaatttttgctcttttcctttgtgaCAAAATTGAACCAGCTCTTCGCCAAGCACTCTATGAGAAGACGGCTAAGGACATTGCTGAGGACATGCAGGGCAGATTCCCAGATttcaggggcagcagagccaatcTGGAAATTTGCATCTTGAGATACTTGGCAGATCAAGAAAATTTTGAGTATTTCAAGCAGTACCTGAAGTTTCCAAAGGAGTTTTTTCAGAGTTACATTGAGAAACGAGTGAAGAGTCACTGTTTAGATGGGAGTGGGAGGCTTGAGAGGTTTTTAGATTCCTCCCTTAATCTTCTCTTTGAAAAGATCCTGTCAGCTGTTTCTTCATCAACCCAAATtgtcaaagacagaaaagacagagaagacaAAGTCTCTCTTTGGCTGGATGAATTTTGCAGGGAACTGACAGAGGTGATCAGCTTGCCCAGAAGTGACCTGAAGGGCATCGAGCACCATGAGGTCACAGACATTGAGTTCCTGAGCAGTGCCATGGCagaagctctggctgccctgagGGACAGGCTCAAGAATGAATTTGCTGATGCTGATATGAGCTCATTTTCAACACAGCCTCACACCATCTTAGCAGAGCAgtttttggggtgctgggaaGAGTGTCCCTTTTGTGGGGCTGTCTGCACAAACAGCATGCAGGGACATGATGGAGACCATCAGGTTGTCTTCCATCGCCCACGAGCTCTGATGGGAACCATGTGGCAGAGGACAAACCACCTGGTCACTGATATTTGTTCCAGACTCGTTGCAAGTGATGGCTTATTCAAAGTTGGTGACAGTGATTTGATCCCGTACAAGAAATACCGTGATGCAGGACCCCGTTTTGCCACTTGGAACATTCTCCCTGATTCATCCATGCAGGCATACTGGAAATGGTTTGTGTCTCATTTCAGGACACAGCTAGAAGCTTTGTACAATGGGAAATTTCAGGGTAAAGGAGAAATCCCTGAGGCCTGGCAGAGAATTACCAAGCAGCAAGTACTGTCTGAGCTGGACAGGCGTTAG